In a single window of the Streptomyces sp. 846.5 genome:
- a CDS encoding C40 family peptidase translates to MTASELNHAPEQAHQAGDAAPAGAAPSRLNSRRRRAGVTTALTLAAFAGSTLLASSPADAATIEAKALSIAASKHGDPYRYGAAGPNRFDCSGLTYYAFKHAGKSLPRTAQAQYNSVQHISKAGLRPGDLVFFHSGSYVYHVGIYAGGGKVWHAPYTGSYVKLERIWTSAVWYGRIR, encoded by the coding sequence ATGACTGCGTCCGAGCTCAACCATGCGCCCGAACAGGCCCATCAGGCCGGAGATGCCGCACCCGCCGGAGCAGCCCCGTCCCGGCTGAACAGCCGTCGCCGGCGGGCCGGGGTCACCACCGCACTCACCCTCGCCGCCTTCGCCGGCAGCACCCTGCTGGCGAGCAGCCCCGCCGACGCCGCGACCATCGAGGCCAAAGCCCTGAGCATCGCCGCGTCCAAGCACGGCGACCCCTATCGCTACGGCGCCGCGGGCCCCAACCGGTTCGACTGCTCCGGCCTGACGTACTACGCGTTCAAGCACGCCGGCAAGTCCCTGCCGCGCACCGCGCAGGCCCAGTACAACAGCGTCCAGCACATCTCCAAGGCCGGCCTGCGCCCCGGCGACCTGGTCTTCTTCCACTCCGGCAGCTACGTCTACCACGTCGGTATCTATGCCGGCGGCGGGAAGGTCTGGCACGCTCCGTACACCGGCTCGTACGTGAAGCTGGAGCGGATCTGGACCAGCGCCGTCTGGTACGGCCGCATCCGCTGA
- a CDS encoding Gfo/Idh/MocA family oxidoreductase, which yields MTDTIRWGILATGGIASDFAHDLKLLPDAELVAVGSRTQASAQAFADRFDIPRAYGSWAELAADDEVDIIYVATPHQAHYEAAALCLEAGRAVLCEKPFTLNAADSRALVELARKRGVFLMEGMWMRCNPTVRKMLDLVADGAIGEVGSVHADFGFPGPTDPLHRLRNPELGGGALLDLGVYVVSFAHLLLGRPDSLVAHASLSPEGVDLNTGLVLGYDSGAIATLSCGILASSPGRAYVGGSLGRIEVPPLFLRPDSFTLYRNGEGDEAQPEEFGLPRTGIGFAHEAEEAMRCLRAGLTESPLVTWQDTIEVMEILDTAREVIGVRYPGE from the coding sequence ATGACCGACACCATTCGCTGGGGCATCCTGGCCACCGGCGGCATCGCCTCCGACTTCGCCCACGACCTGAAGCTGCTCCCCGACGCCGAGCTCGTGGCGGTCGGCTCGCGTACCCAGGCCTCCGCCCAGGCCTTCGCCGACCGCTTCGACATCCCGCGCGCGTACGGCAGTTGGGCCGAACTCGCGGCGGACGACGAGGTGGACATCATCTATGTCGCCACCCCGCACCAGGCCCACTACGAGGCGGCCGCGCTCTGTCTGGAGGCCGGGCGCGCGGTGCTGTGCGAGAAGCCGTTCACCCTCAACGCCGCGGACTCCCGGGCGCTGGTGGAGCTCGCCCGCAAGCGCGGGGTGTTCCTGATGGAGGGGATGTGGATGCGCTGCAACCCCACCGTCAGGAAGATGCTCGACCTGGTCGCGGACGGCGCCATCGGCGAGGTCGGCAGCGTGCACGCCGACTTCGGCTTCCCCGGCCCGACCGACCCGCTGCACCGGCTGCGCAATCCGGAGCTGGGCGGCGGAGCCCTGCTGGACCTGGGCGTCTACGTGGTCTCCTTCGCGCATCTGCTGCTGGGTCGCCCCGACTCCCTGGTGGCCCATGCCTCGCTCTCCCCGGAGGGGGTGGACCTCAACACCGGGCTGGTCCTCGGCTACGACTCCGGCGCGATCGCGACGCTGAGCTGCGGGATCCTCGCGAGCAGCCCCGGCCGTGCCTACGTCGGCGGATCGCTCGGACGGATCGAGGTGCCGCCGCTGTTCCTGCGGCCGGACTCCTTCACCCTCTACCGCAACGGCGAGGGCGACGAAGCGCAGCCGGAGGAGTTCGGCCTGCCGCGCACCGGCATCGGCTTCGCCCACGAGGCGGAGGAGGCGATGCGCTGCCTGCGCGCGGGGCTGACCGAGAGCCCCCTGGTGACCTGGCAGGACACCATCGAGGTGATGGAGATCCTGGACACCGCCCGCGAGGTGATCGGCGTCCGTTACCCGGGCGAGTAG
- a CDS encoding SDR family oxidoreductase, translated as MTDTTRPLAGAVALVAGGTRGGGRGIAVELGAAGATVYVSGRSSAAGRSDLDRPETVEETAEMVTAAGGAGVPVRSDHSRPDQVRALIERISAEQDGRLDVLVNCVWGGDPLSDWEHPIWEQDLDQGFRLLRRAVDTHIITSRYALPLMVARRRGLVVEVTDGNSARYRGSVFYDLAKSSVIRLAVAQAAELRPFGVAAVALTPGFLRSEAMLDGLGVTEANWRDGAAQDPHFAQSESPTYLGRAVAALAADPDILARSGRALATWDLSKDYGFTDADGSRPDFAAYWAETLEPEYGPMGEAL; from the coding sequence ATGACCGACACAACCCGACCCCTCGCCGGGGCGGTCGCGCTCGTCGCCGGTGGGACCCGGGGTGGCGGGCGTGGGATTGCCGTCGAGCTCGGTGCTGCCGGTGCCACCGTGTACGTGTCGGGCAGGAGCAGCGCCGCGGGCCGGTCGGATCTCGACCGCCCGGAGACCGTCGAGGAGACCGCCGAGATGGTCACCGCAGCCGGAGGCGCCGGCGTCCCGGTGCGTAGTGACCACAGCCGGCCGGACCAGGTCCGCGCCCTGATCGAGCGGATCTCCGCCGAGCAGGACGGCCGGCTCGACGTGTTGGTGAACTGCGTGTGGGGTGGCGACCCGCTCAGCGACTGGGAGCATCCGATCTGGGAGCAGGACCTCGACCAGGGCTTCCGGCTGCTGCGGCGGGCCGTGGACACCCACATCATCACCAGCCGCTACGCGCTCCCGCTGATGGTCGCGCGGCGCCGGGGTCTGGTCGTCGAGGTGACCGACGGGAACTCCGCCCGCTACCGCGGCTCGGTCTTCTACGACCTGGCGAAGTCCTCGGTCATCCGGCTCGCCGTCGCACAGGCGGCGGAGCTGCGCCCCTTCGGCGTCGCGGCTGTCGCGCTCACTCCGGGGTTCCTGCGGTCCGAGGCGATGCTGGACGGGCTCGGAGTGACCGAGGCCAACTGGCGCGACGGTGCGGCGCAGGACCCGCACTTCGCGCAGTCCGAGTCGCCGACCTACCTCGGCCGCGCGGTGGCCGCGCTCGCCGCCGACCCCGACATCCTGGCGCGGAGCGGCCGGGCGCTGGCCACCTGGGACCTGTCCAAGGACTACGGCTTCACCGACGCGGACGGCAGCCGTCCCGACTTCGCCGCGTACTGGGCCGAGACGCTGGAACCGGAGTACGGCCCCATGGGTGAGGCTCTGTAG
- a CDS encoding NUDIX domain-containing protein, with protein sequence MSIEIEEFERVPRRAARILVLDPEGAVFLQLHDDVEIGLHWVLPGGGLDDGEDELAGALRETVEETGWTDVVPGPALWVWEHDYTRAGVPTRQREVIFLGAAPRRDPVGDLAESFAHDGIMTCRWWTPDELADCPDLLWPPQLVQLMADLRREGPPPHPIDLGYVPNKPR encoded by the coding sequence GTGAGCATCGAGATCGAGGAGTTCGAGCGGGTCCCGCGTCGCGCGGCCCGGATCCTGGTCCTGGACCCGGAGGGCGCGGTGTTCCTCCAGCTCCACGACGACGTCGAGATCGGGCTGCACTGGGTGCTCCCCGGCGGCGGTCTGGACGACGGCGAGGACGAACTCGCGGGCGCGCTACGGGAGACGGTCGAGGAGACCGGCTGGACGGACGTCGTCCCGGGTCCCGCGCTGTGGGTGTGGGAGCACGACTACACCAGGGCGGGCGTGCCCACCCGCCAGCGCGAGGTCATCTTCCTGGGCGCGGCCCCGCGCCGCGACCCGGTCGGCGACCTCGCCGAGTCCTTCGCCCACGACGGCATCATGACCTGCCGCTGGTGGACCCCGGACGAACTCGCCGACTGCCCCGACCTGCTGTGGCCCCCGCAACTGGTCCAGCTGATGGCCGACCTCCGCCGCGAGGGCCCGCCGCCGCACCCGATCGACCTGGGCTACGTCCCCAACAAGCCGCGCTGA
- a CDS encoding NADPH-dependent 2,4-dienoyl-CoA reductase: MSAYPHLLRPLDLGFVTLPNRVLMGSMHVGLEEAERGFERMAEFYATRARGGVGLMVTGGIAPNEEGRPWVGGAKLTTEAEAEQHRVVTEAVHREGGRIAMQILHFGRYAHHADMVAPSALQAPISAFTPRALGEDEVERTIEDFVRAAELARFAGYDGVEVMGSEGYLINEFIAAGTNRRTDRWGGSYRDRIRFPVEIVRRVRERVGADFILIYRLSMLDLVPGGSTFDEVVELAKEVEAAGATLINTGIGWHEARIPTIATSVPRGAFGWVTKKLMGSVGIPLITSNRINTPELAEQLLADGAADMVSLARPLLADPEFVAKAARGQAETVNTCIGCNQACLDHTFSGRITSCLVNPRACHETELVLTPTRTRKRVAVVGAGPAGLACAVSAAERGHAVTLFDAAQDIGGQLKTARRVPGKEEFDETIRYFRSQLALRQVELRLGAEVGVGTLLEGGFEEIVLATGVLPRVPEIQGVDHPSVMGYLDVLRDGVPVGERVAVLGAGGIGFDVAEFLTQDQDGDFYRDWGIDTGYQERGGLRSPRRGTAPRTVHLLQRKSSKVGAGLGKTTGWIHRTELKHRGVEMVAGVTYERIDDEGLHLTTADGERQVLAVDTVVLCTGQEPRRDLHAALLAAGVEAHLIGGADVAAELDAKRAILQGTTLAAAL; the protein is encoded by the coding sequence ATGAGTGCGTATCCCCATCTGCTGAGGCCGTTGGACCTGGGCTTCGTCACGCTTCCCAATCGGGTGCTGATGGGGTCGATGCATGTCGGGCTGGAGGAGGCCGAGCGCGGGTTCGAGCGGATGGCTGAGTTCTATGCCACGCGGGCCCGTGGTGGGGTGGGGCTGATGGTCACCGGAGGGATCGCGCCCAACGAGGAGGGGCGGCCGTGGGTCGGTGGGGCGAAGCTGACGACTGAGGCGGAGGCGGAGCAGCACCGGGTGGTCACCGAGGCGGTGCACCGGGAGGGCGGCCGGATCGCCATGCAGATCCTGCACTTCGGTCGGTACGCCCACCATGCCGACATGGTCGCGCCCAGTGCGCTGCAGGCGCCGATCAGTGCGTTCACGCCGCGTGCGCTCGGCGAGGACGAGGTCGAGCGGACCATTGAAGACTTCGTCCGTGCCGCCGAGCTGGCCAGGTTCGCCGGGTACGACGGGGTGGAGGTGATGGGCTCGGAGGGGTATCTGATCAATGAGTTCATCGCCGCCGGCACCAATCGGAGGACCGATCGCTGGGGCGGGAGCTACCGCGACCGGATCCGCTTTCCGGTCGAGATCGTGCGGCGGGTGCGGGAGCGGGTGGGGGCGGACTTCATCCTGATCTACCGGCTGTCGATGCTGGACCTGGTGCCCGGGGGATCGACGTTCGACGAGGTGGTCGAGCTGGCCAAGGAGGTCGAGGCGGCTGGGGCGACGCTGATCAACACCGGGATCGGCTGGCACGAGGCGCGCATTCCGACCATCGCCACCTCGGTGCCGCGCGGCGCGTTCGGATGGGTGACGAAGAAGCTGATGGGGTCGGTCGGGATCCCGCTCATCACCAGCAACCGGATCAACACCCCTGAGCTGGCCGAGCAGTTGCTCGCGGACGGGGCCGCCGACATGGTGTCGCTGGCGCGTCCGCTGCTCGCCGATCCCGAGTTCGTCGCCAAGGCGGCGCGGGGACAGGCCGAGACGGTGAACACCTGCATCGGCTGCAACCAGGCATGCCTGGACCACACCTTCAGCGGCAGGATCACCTCCTGCCTGGTCAATCCGCGGGCCTGCCACGAGACGGAACTGGTGCTCACGCCGACCCGGACGCGCAAGCGCGTCGCGGTGGTCGGGGCCGGGCCCGCCGGGCTGGCGTGCGCGGTGTCGGCGGCGGAGCGCGGGCACGCGGTCACGCTGTTCGACGCGGCGCAGGACATCGGCGGTCAGTTGAAGACCGCCCGCCGGGTGCCCGGCAAGGAGGAGTTCGACGAGACCATCCGCTACTTCCGCAGCCAGCTGGCGCTGCGTCAGGTGGAGCTGCGGCTGGGCGCGGAGGTCGGCGTCGGGACGCTGCTGGAGGGCGGGTTCGAGGAGATCGTGCTGGCCACCGGGGTGCTGCCGAGGGTTCCGGAGATCCAGGGCGTGGACCACCCCAGCGTGATGGGTTATCTGGACGTGCTGCGTGACGGCGTGCCGGTGGGGGAGCGGGTCGCGGTGCTGGGGGCCGGCGGGATCGGGTTCGACGTCGCCGAGTTCCTGACGCAGGATCAGGACGGCGACTTCTACCGGGACTGGGGCATCGACACCGGGTACCAGGAGCGCGGCGGGCTGCGGAGTCCCCGGCGCGGGACGGCGCCGCGGACCGTGCATCTGCTGCAGCGGAAGAGCAGCAAGGTGGGCGCGGGGCTGGGGAAGACCACCGGGTGGATCCACCGGACCGAGCTGAAGCACCGCGGCGTGGAAATGGTCGCCGGGGTGACCTATGAGCGGATCGACGACGAGGGCCTGCACCTGACGACGGCGGACGGCGAGCGCCAGGTGCTGGCGGTGGACACGGTGGTGCTGTGCACGGGGCAGGAGCCGCGCCGCGACCTGCATGCGGCGCTGCTCGCGGCCGGGGTCGAGGCGCATCTGATCGGCGGCGCAGACGTCGCCGCCGAGTTGGACGCAAAGCGGGCCATACTGCAGGGGACCACGCTTGCCGCCGCCCTGTAG
- a CDS encoding urease subunit beta has product MIPGEILLGEGDIQLNLGRPVTVLAVVNAADRPIQVGSHYHFAEANPGLAFDRAAAHGRRLNIPAGTAVRFEPGIPAEVELIPLGGRREVLGLRGETKGSLDD; this is encoded by the coding sequence CTGATCCCCGGTGAGATCCTGCTGGGCGAGGGCGACATCCAGCTGAACCTGGGCCGTCCGGTCACCGTGCTGGCCGTGGTCAACGCCGCCGACCGGCCGATCCAGGTCGGGTCGCACTACCACTTCGCCGAGGCCAACCCGGGCCTGGCCTTCGACCGCGCGGCCGCCCACGGCCGGCGGTTGAACATCCCGGCCGGCACGGCCGTGCGCTTCGAGCCCGGCATCCCGGCCGAGGTCGAACTGATTCCGCTGGGCGGGCGCCGCGAGGTGCTGGGCCTGCGCGGCGAGACGAAGGGGAGCCTCGATGACTGA
- a CDS encoding urease subunit alpha codes for MTDATGANGATAPRPAAAALTLTRRRYADLFGPTAGDRIRLADTDLLIEVEQDLSAGGDEAVFGGGKVIRESMGQSRVSRAEGTPDTVITGVVVLDHWGIVKADVGIRDGRIVALGKAGNPETMDGVHPDLVIGPETEVIAGNGKILTAGAVDAHVHLICPQIFEEALASGVTTLLGGGTGPAEGSKATTITPGSWHLARMFAAAEQYPVNFGLLGKGNTVSTESMRAQLRAGALGFKIHEDWGSTPAAIDACLRVCEESGAQLAIHTDTLNEAGFVQDTLAAIAGRGVHAYHTEGAGGGHAPDIITVVSELNILPSSTNPTRPHTRNTVDEHLDMLMVCHHLSPSVPEDLAFAESRIRPSTIAAEDFLHDLGAISIISSDAQAMGRVGEVIMRTWQTAHVMKRRRGSLAGDGRADNHRARRYVAKYTINPAVAQGLDGEIGSVETGKLADLVLWNPAFFGVKPDLVIKGGQIAWAQMGDANASIPTPQPVLPRPMFGAIGRAPAANSLNFVTQTALDDHLPERLAQDLGIGKTFTAIRNTRGVTKDHLYENTARPQVTVEPDTFTVRIDGEVVEPQPAAELPMAQRYFLF; via the coding sequence ATGACTGACGCGACCGGCGCGAATGGCGCGACCGCACCTCGTCCGGCCGCGGCGGCGCTGACGCTGACCCGCCGCCGCTACGCGGACCTGTTCGGCCCGACCGCGGGGGACCGGATCCGGCTGGCCGACACCGATCTGCTGATCGAGGTCGAGCAGGACCTGAGCGCGGGCGGCGACGAGGCGGTCTTCGGCGGCGGCAAGGTGATCCGCGAGTCCATGGGCCAGTCCCGGGTCTCCCGGGCCGAGGGCACCCCCGACACGGTGATCACCGGTGTGGTGGTGCTGGACCACTGGGGCATCGTCAAGGCCGATGTGGGCATCCGCGACGGGCGGATCGTGGCGCTGGGCAAGGCCGGGAACCCGGAGACCATGGACGGGGTCCATCCGGATCTGGTGATCGGCCCGGAGACCGAGGTGATCGCGGGCAACGGCAAGATCCTCACCGCCGGGGCCGTGGACGCGCACGTCCACCTGATCTGCCCGCAGATCTTCGAGGAGGCACTGGCCAGCGGCGTCACCACGCTGCTGGGCGGCGGCACCGGACCGGCCGAGGGCAGCAAGGCCACCACGATCACACCCGGCAGCTGGCACCTGGCCCGGATGTTCGCGGCGGCCGAGCAGTACCCGGTCAACTTCGGGCTGCTGGGCAAGGGGAACACCGTCTCCACCGAGTCGATGCGGGCGCAGCTGCGGGCCGGCGCCCTGGGCTTCAAGATCCACGAGGACTGGGGTTCCACCCCGGCCGCGATCGACGCCTGCCTGCGGGTCTGCGAGGAGTCGGGCGCCCAACTCGCGATCCACACCGACACCTTGAACGAGGCCGGGTTCGTCCAGGACACCCTGGCCGCGATCGCCGGACGCGGGGTGCACGCCTACCACACCGAGGGAGCCGGTGGCGGGCACGCGCCGGACATCATCACCGTGGTCAGCGAGCTCAACATCCTGCCCAGCTCGACCAATCCGACCCGTCCGCACACCCGCAACACGGTGGACGAGCACCTGGACATGCTGATGGTCTGTCACCACCTCAGCCCCAGCGTGCCCGAGGACCTGGCGTTCGCCGAGTCGCGGATCCGTCCGTCGACCATCGCCGCCGAGGACTTCCTGCACGACCTGGGCGCGATCTCCATCATCAGCTCCGACGCCCAGGCGATGGGCCGGGTCGGCGAGGTGATCATGCGGACCTGGCAGACCGCGCATGTGATGAAGCGTCGCCGGGGATCCCTGGCGGGTGACGGTCGCGCCGACAACCACCGCGCCCGGCGCTATGTGGCGAAGTACACCATCAACCCGGCGGTGGCACAGGGCCTGGACGGCGAGATCGGCTCGGTCGAGACCGGGAAGCTGGCGGACCTGGTGCTGTGGAACCCGGCGTTCTTCGGCGTCAAGCCCGATCTGGTGATCAAGGGCGGACAGATTGCCTGGGCGCAGATGGGCGACGCCAACGCCTCCATCCCCACTCCGCAGCCGGTGCTGCCGCGCCCCATGTTCGGCGCCATCGGCCGGGCCCCCGCCGCCAACTCCCTCAACTTCGTCACCCAGACGGCCCTGGACGACCACCTGCCCGAGCGGCTCGCGCAGGACCTGGGCATCGGCAAAACGTTCACCGCCATCCGGAACACCCGCGGTGTCACCAAGGACCACCTGTACGAGAACACGGCCAGGCCCCAGGTCACCGTCGAACCCGACACCTTCACCGTCCGCATCGACGGTGAGGTGGTGGAACCGCAGCCGGCGGCCGAACTGCCCATGGCCCAGCGCTACTTCCTCTTCTGA
- a CDS encoding urease subunit gamma, whose amino-acid sequence MRLSPHEQERLLIHVAADVARARRERGLRLNHPETVAILTVHILEGARDGRTVAELMESGRKVLTRADVMEGIPEMIHDVQVEATFPDGTKLVTVHEPIA is encoded by the coding sequence ATGAGACTCTCCCCGCACGAGCAGGAACGCCTGCTCATCCATGTGGCCGCAGATGTGGCCCGGGCCCGGCGCGAACGCGGGCTGCGGCTCAACCACCCCGAGACCGTCGCCATCCTCACCGTGCACATCCTGGAGGGCGCGCGGGACGGCCGTACCGTCGCGGAACTGATGGAGTCGGGGCGCAAGGTGCTCACCCGCGCGGACGTCATGGAGGGCATCCCGGAGATGATCCACGACGTCCAGGTCGAGGCGACATTCCCGGACGGGACCAAGCTGGTGACCGTGCACGAGCCGATCGCATGA
- a CDS encoding urease accessory UreF family protein: protein MMNPALLVLADGRFPAGGHAHSGGAEAAVKAGRIHDTATLAAFCTGRLHTAGLTAAALAAAAADGRIDPLDLDSAADARIPSPALRAASRRLGRQMIRAARTVWPDPALERLAADRPRGAHQPVVLGLTAAAAGLTPADAASAAAYENVSGPVTACVRLLGLDPFQATAVLARLTSQLAEVSARAAEAAAEAVAKGDVDVLPAASAPLLDLYAEQHAAWAVRLFAS from the coding sequence CTGATGAATCCAGCCCTCCTCGTCCTCGCCGACGGACGCTTCCCGGCCGGCGGCCACGCCCACTCCGGTGGTGCCGAGGCCGCCGTCAAGGCCGGACGCATCCATGACACCGCCACCCTGGCGGCGTTCTGCACCGGACGTCTGCACACCGCCGGACTCACCGCCGCCGCGCTCGCCGCGGCGGCGGCCGACGGCCGGATCGACCCGCTCGACCTGGACAGTGCTGCGGACGCCCGCATCCCCTCCCCGGCGCTGCGGGCCGCCTCGCGCCGCCTGGGCCGGCAGATGATCCGCGCCGCCCGCACGGTCTGGCCCGACCCCGCGCTGGAGCGGCTGGCCGCGGACCGTCCGCGCGGTGCGCACCAACCTGTCGTGCTCGGCCTCACTGCGGCGGCGGCAGGGCTCACCCCGGCCGACGCGGCCTCGGCCGCGGCCTACGAGAACGTCTCCGGGCCGGTCACCGCCTGCGTCCGGCTGCTGGGACTCGACCCCTTCCAGGCCACCGCCGTCCTGGCCCGGCTCACCAGTCAGCTCGCCGAGGTCTCGGCGCGGGCGGCCGAAGCGGCTGCCGAGGCTGTTGCGAAGGGGGATGTCGACGTCCTTCCAGCGGCCTCGGCGCCGCTGCTGGACCTCTACGCCGAGCAGCACGCCGCCTGGGCCGTGCGCCTCTTCGCCTCCTGA
- a CDS encoding urease accessory protein UreD has translation MDEVSRGLLLGASVLGSTVRAVARIVAEPDGRGGTALPLLTGDGPLALRRTSHPDGGGAAQVTIVGAMAAPLGGDRLRIEVTVAAGARLRVTSAAATVSLPGRIPAPAHYELDLSVAEGGELEWLPEPVIAAQGSELRMTTRVTLAAGARLLLREEQVLGRSGEAPGRLTARLTLRHDGRTTLDQQTDLGHGAPGWDGPAVLAGHRAVGQLLLCEPDLAERSERAEKPVMARFHAEGAAAAALLPLAGAPALLVTAAAPDGLQLRRVMDGML, from the coding sequence GTGGACGAAGTGAGCAGGGGGCTGTTGCTCGGGGCGTCCGTGCTCGGCTCGACCGTGCGGGCCGTGGCACGGATCGTCGCCGAGCCGGACGGACGCGGCGGCACCGCGCTGCCGTTGCTCACCGGGGACGGTCCGCTGGCGCTGCGGCGCACCTCCCACCCGGACGGCGGCGGCGCGGCCCAGGTGACCATCGTCGGCGCGATGGCCGCCCCGCTCGGCGGCGACAGGCTCCGGATCGAGGTCACCGTCGCGGCCGGGGCCCGGCTGCGGGTCACCAGCGCCGCCGCCACCGTCAGCCTCCCCGGCCGGATCCCGGCCCCCGCCCACTACGAGCTCGACCTGTCCGTGGCCGAGGGCGGAGAGCTGGAATGGCTGCCGGAGCCGGTCATCGCCGCACAGGGCAGCGAGCTGCGGATGACGACGAGAGTGACACTCGCGGCCGGCGCCCGGCTGCTGCTGCGGGAGGAGCAGGTCCTCGGCCGCAGCGGGGAGGCCCCTGGCCGCCTCACCGCCCGTCTGACGCTGCGTCACGACGGCCGCACGACGCTGGACCAGCAGACCGACCTCGGCCACGGGGCCCCGGGCTGGGACGGGCCGGCGGTGCTGGCCGGCCACCGGGCGGTCGGCCAACTGCTGCTCTGCGAACCGGACCTGGCCGAACGGTCCGAACGGGCCGAGAAGCCGGTTATGGCCCGGTTCCACGCCGAGGGCGCGGCCGCGGCCGCGCTGCTCCCGCTCGCCGGAGCCCCGGCGCTGCTGGTCACCGCCGCCGCCCCGGACGGCCTGCAACTGCGCAGGGTCATGGACGGGATGCTGTGA
- the ureG gene encoding urease accessory protein UreG gives MHRDHDLPAALPGAEPLRADGHRRALRIGLGGPVGSGKTATVAALCRVLRDELSLAVVTNDIYTTEDAEFLLRNAVLPPERITAVETGCCPHTAIRDDISANLEAVEDLEDEVGPLDLVLVESGGDNLTATFSKGLVDFQIFVIDVSGGDKIPRKGGPGVSTSDLLVINKTDLAPLVGADLGVMDRDAKAQRGDLPVVFCSLAAADGVAPIADWVRGRLVEWTK, from the coding sequence ATGCATCGTGACCACGACCTTCCCGCCGCTCTCCCCGGGGCCGAGCCCCTCCGCGCCGACGGCCACCGCCGCGCCCTGCGGATCGGCCTCGGCGGCCCCGTCGGCTCCGGCAAGACCGCCACCGTCGCCGCACTGTGTCGGGTGCTGCGCGACGAACTCTCCCTGGCCGTCGTCACCAATGACATCTACACCACCGAGGACGCCGAGTTCCTGCTGCGCAACGCCGTCCTACCGCCCGAGCGGATCACCGCCGTGGAGACCGGCTGCTGCCCGCACACCGCCATCCGCGACGACATCTCCGCCAACCTGGAGGCCGTCGAGGACCTGGAGGACGAGGTCGGGCCGCTGGACCTGGTACTGGTCGAGAGCGGCGGCGACAACCTGACGGCGACCTTCAGCAAGGGGCTGGTCGACTTCCAGATCTTCGTCATCGACGTCTCCGGCGGCGACAAGATCCCGCGCAAGGGCGGCCCCGGCGTCTCCACCTCCGACCTGCTGGTCATCAACAAGACCGATCTGGCCCCGCTGGTCGGCGCCGACCTGGGCGTGATGGACCGCGACGCCAAGGCGCAGCGGGGCGACCTGCCGGTCGTCTTCTGCTCGCTGGCGGCGGCCGACGGCGTGGCGCCGATCGCCGACTGGGTCCGGGGCAGGCTCGTCGAGTGGACGAAGTGA